The Prevotella fusca JCM 17724 genome includes a window with the following:
- a CDS encoding transposase family protein codes for MKRPEDILTKLLLQNNDDWEIDRVTCDDSADEIHITLKYRHDTIHVDGKEFPIFDFRHERSWRHLDMWQYKTILEARVPRYRDGDGIKSVPVPWAMPNSRLSWLMEKKR; via the coding sequence ATGAAGAGACCAGAAGACATCTTGACCAAGCTGCTCCTCCAAAACAATGATGACTGGGAAATCGATCGTGTGACATGTGATGACTCCGCTGATGAGATACACATCACCCTCAAATATCGCCATGACACCATCCATGTTGATGGGAAGGAATTCCCTATATTTGACTTCCGTCACGAACGGAGTTGGAGGCACTTGGACATGTGGCAGTACAAGACGATTCTTGAAGCCCGAGTCCCCCGATACCGGGATGGAGATGGGATCAAGAGCGTCCCCGTTCCGTGGGCAATGCCGAACTCCCGGCTATCTTGGTTGATGGAAAAAAAACGGTAG
- the rd gene encoding rubredoxin produces the protein MKKYECETCGYIYDPEIGDPDSGIEPGTAFEDIPEDWVCPLCGVGKDDFKLVDE, from the coding sequence ATGAAGAAATACGAATGCGAAACTTGCGGTTACATCTATGACCCAGAGATTGGTGATCCAGACAGTGGCATTGAGCCAGGTACGGCGTTTGAGGATATTCCTGAGGATTGGGTTTGCCCTCTTTGCGGTGTAGGTAAGGATGATTTCAAGCTAGTTGACGAGTAA
- a CDS encoding MBL fold metallo-hydrolase: MLKFLSFGSGSSGNCYLLYTDNDCLMIDCGVGIRSLKKHFHNYGLRLSMVHNVLITHDHADHVKSVGSISGDLQIPVYTTEDIHRGISQNWCVRRKIDSRLVRNLTKGEEISIGEFKVTSFGVPHDSTDCVGYSIEHDGTRFTLVTDCGHITEDIAHYISISNYLVIEANHEPEKLAAGPYPRHLKVRISGPSGHLSNEACAKALVENASPVLRHVWLCHLSDENNHPELAKKTIEAVLRDSGIIAGKDFMLEVLKRKIPSEMFELT; this comes from the coding sequence ATGCTGAAGTTTCTATCTTTCGGCAGTGGTAGTAGTGGAAATTGCTATCTTCTTTATACTGACAACGATTGTCTGATGATTGACTGCGGTGTCGGTATTCGTTCTCTAAAGAAGCATTTTCACAATTACGGTCTGCGATTAAGTATGGTTCATAATGTGCTTATCACCCATGATCATGCTGATCATGTGAAGTCTGTTGGTTCTATAAGCGGTGATTTGCAAATACCTGTATATACAACAGAAGATATCCATCGAGGAATCAGTCAGAACTGGTGTGTGCGACGTAAGATTGATAGCCGGTTGGTTAGAAACCTGACCAAAGGTGAGGAAATCTCTATTGGTGAGTTCAAAGTAACATCCTTCGGTGTTCCACATGACAGTACAGACTGTGTCGGTTACTCCATAGAGCATGATGGTACACGGTTTACATTGGTCACTGATTGCGGGCATATTACCGAGGATATAGCACACTATATATCTATTTCAAATTACTTGGTAATAGAAGCAAACCATGAACCAGAGAAGTTGGCTGCAGGTCCTTATCCACGCCATCTGAAGGTACGTATCAGTGGACCTAGCGGTCATTTGAGCAATGAGGCTTGTGCAAAAGCACTTGTCGAGAATGCTTCTCCTGTTTTGCGTCATGTATGGCTGTGCCATCTGAGCGATGAGAATAATCATCCAGAGCTGGCAAAGAAGACCATAGAGGCTGTACTTCGTGACAGTGGGATTATTGCAGGTAAGGACTTTATGCTTGAAGTGCTGAAGCGTAAGATACCGAGCGAAATGTTTGAGTTAACGTAA